The Sulfurimonas hydrogeniphila genome includes a window with the following:
- a CDS encoding cell division ATP-binding protein FtsE, whose amino-acid sequence MDKVIIAQNLSLAYSKDETIINKANFSIDSGSFVFITGASGSGKSTLLKSLYGALKPIEGSLVVGGVELKGVSNAKLNFLRKHLGIVFQDYKLVKEWTIEKNIMLPLIINGYEKSITQSQVDSLLKHVRLQHQVGKYPLELSGGEQQRVAMARALAHNPILILADEPTGNLDDYSSQLIWNLLEGANEQLKTTVIVVTHHIPETMKVDYKHYHIEFGEVHEVI is encoded by the coding sequence ATGGATAAAGTTATTATTGCTCAAAACCTTTCTCTTGCTTATTCCAAAGATGAAACCATTATAAACAAAGCAAATTTTTCTATAGACTCGGGAAGTTTTGTTTTTATAACCGGAGCAAGCGGTAGCGGAAAATCAACACTGTTAAAGTCACTCTATGGTGCGCTCAAACCCATAGAGGGAAGTCTTGTTGTCGGAGGTGTTGAACTCAAGGGTGTTTCAAATGCAAAGCTGAATTTTTTGCGAAAGCATCTCGGCATTGTTTTTCAGGACTATAAACTTGTAAAAGAGTGGACGATAGAAAAGAATATCATGCTGCCGCTGATTATAAACGGCTATGAAAAAAGTATCACACAGAGTCAGGTTGACTCTCTGCTTAAGCATGTAAGACTGCAGCATCAAGTGGGGAAGTATCCTTTGGAACTCAGCGGCGGAGAGCAACAGCGTGTAGCCATGGCAAGAGCCTTGGCACATAATCCGATTTTGATACTTGCCGATGAGCCGACAGGTAATCTTGATGATTACTCTTCACAGCTGATCTGGAATCTTTTAGAAGGTGCAAATGAGCAGCTTAAAACTACTGTTATTGTGGTAACACACCATATTCCTGAAACAATGAAGGTTGATTACAAGCACTATCATATAGAATTCGGAGAGGTACATGAAGTCATTTAA
- a CDS encoding fibronectin type III domain-containing protein, with protein sequence MKLLSLSTLCAVSLLILSGCQGISPLPKKKVAIDSTLPVVMLTKNGIMRDMKTVAFEWKSIKDPRVNGIYVYKRILGKKATKELDYYDRIDNRFKTHYLDTKNEPGTKYSYAFRVVSKDAQGKLSKVYNVSTLPVLESVAWIHSIAGLPRSAKIIWRPHENQRVASYIIERQSVEDESFKKIAILKGRLNAEYIDEGLKDNAVYLYRIRVKTYDGIISKPSQIVKSVTKALPKGVEHISASKNLPKMIKISWSASKQKDFHQYYLYRGEDIDSSFELIAKLYNNSFTDHINKDGQVYFYRVSVVDKDGLESEHDKNTVMGMTLPKPDAPVITSIQLTDSGVELSWKTADARIKSYEIVRKRQIGWFKETKKEYKNIHTNRFIDTNIAADSMYAYTVYGIDENGIVSKPSTEVKIKVGAFTKVVDGEKSSPVKEVPVKTYTKDTDSTQEKVTPVKDLDLNEI encoded by the coding sequence ATGAAGTTATTGAGCCTGAGTACATTATGCGCAGTTTCACTGCTGATTCTTAGTGGCTGTCAGGGAATAAGCCCGCTGCCAAAGAAAAAAGTTGCTATAGACTCTACGCTGCCTGTTGTAATGCTTACAAAAAATGGAATCATGCGTGATATGAAAACGGTAGCCTTTGAATGGAAAAGTATAAAAGATCCGCGTGTAAACGGTATTTATGTCTATAAAAGAATTCTAGGGAAAAAAGCCACAAAAGAACTGGATTATTATGACCGTATAGACAATAGATTTAAAACACATTATCTTGATACAAAGAATGAACCGGGTACAAAATACAGTTATGCTTTCAGGGTGGTTTCCAAAGATGCCCAGGGCAAACTCAGTAAAGTATATAATGTCAGCACTCTCCCTGTCCTGGAATCTGTAGCCTGGATACACTCCATTGCCGGACTTCCTCGAAGTGCGAAAATTATATGGAGACCGCATGAAAATCAACGGGTTGCATCCTATATAATTGAACGCCAGAGTGTTGAAGATGAATCATTTAAAAAAATTGCAATACTGAAAGGGCGCTTGAATGCCGAGTATATTGATGAAGGTTTAAAAGACAATGCCGTATATCTGTACAGAATTCGGGTAAAGACCTATGATGGAATTATTTCAAAACCTTCACAGATTGTAAAATCTGTAACAAAGGCACTGCCAAAAGGTGTAGAACATATAAGTGCAAGCAAAAATTTGCCAAAAATGATAAAAATCAGCTGGTCTGCTTCAAAACAAAAAGATTTTCATCAATACTATTTATACAGAGGCGAAGACATAGACAGCTCTTTTGAACTGATAGCCAAACTGTATAACAACAGCTTTACAGATCATATTAACAAAGACGGGCAGGTTTATTTTTACAGAGTCAGTGTTGTGGATAAAGACGGGCTTGAAAGCGAACATGATAAAAATACCGTTATGGGGATGACACTGCCAAAGCCTGATGCTCCTGTTATTACCTCAATACAGCTTACTGATTCAGGAGTAGAACTTTCCTGGAAAACTGCAGACGCAAGAATCAAATCTTATGAAATTGTCAGAAAGCGCCAGATAGGCTGGTTTAAAGAGACAAAAAAAGAGTATAAGAATATTCATACAAACAGGTTTATTGATACAAACATTGCTGCAGACAGTATGTATGCATATACTGTTTACGGTATAGATGAAAACGGTATAGTTTCAAAACCGAGTACTGAAGTCAAAATAAAAGTTGGTGCATTTACCAAGGTGGTAGATGGAGAAAAGAGTTCGCCGGTGAAAGAGGTTCCTGTCAAAACTTACACAAAGGATACAGACAGCACACAAGAGAAAGTGACTCCTGTAAAAGATTTAGATTTAAACGAGATTTAA
- the trmB gene encoding tRNA (guanosine(46)-N7)-methyltransferase TrmB, translating into MPHLHIEKFKQIDFPKLCDEVSFNFIASNVLHADEKLIATTVEGEDFFLLVKEEENRSLLKTDKLTRPASIHNVHKALLAYAKAAGLHVIASNVPQAPKNIHLQEVTALKKIEYFANEFPQDKEVRIEVGFGSGRHLLHQAAKNPDVLFIGLEIHRPSIEQVLKQSVIQKLDNLLVLDYDARLFMELVPSNIVGAIYVHFPVPWDKKPHRRVISTSFIQEARRVLKVGGTLELRTDSENYYVYSYETFIAFDKTTLQINKNKDIAISSKYEDRWKRQEKNIYDVTMINDEFSQELAIEGDFTFTKPGLSVEEIIALHNKTFRFEGGFIHFERVYRLKEGVMLRLSMGSFDRPEHLYLIINNEEVFYYPEYPLKSRSNLKAHKELNKVLHG; encoded by the coding sequence ATGCCACATTTACATATAGAAAAATTTAAACAAATTGATTTTCCAAAGCTTTGTGATGAGGTGAGTTTTAATTTTATTGCATCAAATGTTTTGCATGCCGATGAAAAACTCATTGCAACAACTGTAGAAGGTGAAGATTTTTTTCTTTTGGTTAAAGAAGAAGAGAACAGAAGCCTGCTCAAAACTGACAAGCTTACGCGTCCCGCTTCCATACACAATGTACATAAAGCACTTTTGGCATATGCAAAAGCTGCAGGGTTACATGTAATCGCTTCAAATGTACCCCAGGCACCGAAGAATATACATCTGCAGGAAGTAACGGCACTCAAAAAAATAGAATATTTTGCCAATGAATTTCCACAGGACAAAGAGGTCCGCATTGAAGTAGGCTTTGGCTCTGGACGGCATTTGCTGCATCAGGCAGCAAAGAATCCTGATGTGCTCTTTATAGGTTTGGAGATTCATCGTCCTTCCATAGAACAGGTACTCAAACAGAGCGTTATACAGAAGCTGGATAATTTACTTGTGCTTGATTATGATGCGAGGCTTTTTATGGAGCTTGTTCCTTCAAATATCGTCGGGGCTATTTATGTGCATTTTCCTGTTCCGTGGGATAAAAAACCGCATCGCAGAGTTATTTCAACTTCTTTTATCCAAGAGGCCCGTCGTGTATTGAAAGTTGGCGGGACTTTGGAGCTTAGAACAGACAGTGAAAACTATTATGTGTACTCTTATGAAACCTTTATAGCATTTGACAAAACAACACTGCAAATTAATAAAAACAAAGATATAGCCATCAGTTCAAAATATGAAGACAGATGGAAAAGACAAGAAAAAAACATTTATGATGTGACAATGATAAATGATGAGTTTTCTCAGGAATTGGCTATTGAAGGTGACTTTACTTTTACAAAACCCGGCTTGAGTGTGGAAGAAATCATTGCACTGCATAATAAGACTTTTCGTTTTGAAGGCGGTTTTATACATTTTGAACGTGTATACAGACTCAAAGAAGGGGTTATGCTGCGTTTGTCAATGGGGAGTTTTGACAGACCGGAACATTTGTATCTTATTATCAATAATGAAGAAGTTTTTTACTATCCAGAGTACCCATTAAAATCACGCAGTAATCTCAAAGCACACAAAGAACTGAACAAGGTGTTACATGGATAA